A window of Dehalogenimonas sp. WBC-2 genomic DNA:
AGAAGCAAGCAACCAGTTAAGCGACTGGTTGCTTGCTTCTAATTTCGCTTTGAATTCCTAATTACTTAACTTCGACTGTAGCACCGACAGCTTCAAGCTTTTCTTTGGCGCTGGCAGCTTCTTCTTTGGTGACAGCTTCCTTAATTGCTTTGGGTGCCGCTTCAACCAGATCTTTTGATTCCTTAAGACCGAGGCTCGTTAGTTCACGCACGACGCGGATAACGTTGATCTTGTTAGCACCGATTTCTTTCAGGATAACATTGAATTCAGTTTGCTCTTCAACCGGAGCTGCAGCTTCGGCCGCACCACCGCCTGCGGGAGCCATTGCCATGGGGACTGCTGCGCTGACGCCGAACTCTTCTTCAAGAGCTTTGACCAATTCGGAAAGTTCCATTACATTCAGCGCCTTGATTGATGTGATGATGTCTTTAACAGCCATTTTTAATCCTCCACTTTTATATAGCGTTTTATTTTGTTGCTTCGAGTTGATTGAGGCGTCCATGCAGTACTGTTACCAAGCCCTGAATCGGGGCGTTCAACGTTCCGACCAGCCTGTAAACGGGAGCTTGTATGCCACCCAATACCTTGGCGATTAAAACTTTCTTGGGTGGCAATTTTGATAGTATTGTTACTTCTTCAGAGCTTAAAGGCCGGTCACCGAGAAAACCACCGACAACGGTCATTATAGATTTTGATGTAACTATATACTCTAAAACCAGCTTGGCCGGAGCCGCTACATCGTCACCATAACCATAAGCCATGGCGATAGGACCGTCAAAAACCGATGCCAGTTTATTCTTGCCGACTCCATTGGCCGCACTCTTAACCAGCGTATTTTTAACGACTTTGTAGCCAACCTTAGATTGCCGTAGCTTACCCCGCAATTTAGTCAATTCAGACGTCTTGACCCCGCGGTAATCTGTGATAATAGCTACACTGGCATCAGAAATAATTTTTTCAAGCTCATCAATTGTCTGCTGTTTCTTAAGTCTTACTTTGGCATTGGGCATACTCTATACCTCCCAGTTAATAATAAAAAAGTCCCTGCACGCAAGGACTCACAAAAGGATATTCAAATACCCTAATCGGTTCCTCGGCAGGCATTGCATTAAGTCCCATAACAGGGACACCGGCTGTCTTCGGATTTTCTTTTGTTAATTTAGCTATCTTAACACGACCGGCTGTTTTTAACAAACTCAGCGCATCAATGCTCACCAGATAAGAATTATTGTGCTCAAACCCCAGCCAAAGCCATAACCGACCTCATGTCCAGTTTGATACCCGGCCCCATGGTGGTTGTAAGATAAGCGCTCTTAATATACTGCCCTTTGGCACCAGACGGCTTGGCACGCACTATGGCATCAACCAGAGAAGTCATATTGCCCATTATCTTCTCATCATCAAAACTAGCCTTCCCAAGAATGACATGGATAATGGCAGTGCGATCAAGCTTGAATTCAACACGGCCCATGCGGGCTTCTTTGATAGTCTGTGGTAAGTCAGATGATGATGCGACCGTTCCGGCCTTAGGGTTAGGCATCAGGCCTTTGCGACCCAACATCTTACCCAGTTTGCCTACCTTGCCCATCATCTCGGGGGTTGAGATGGCAACATCAAATTCCAACCAGCCTTCGTTGATTTTGGTGATCAAATCATCGGCACCCACAAAATCAGCTCCGGCATCACGGGCAATTTTTTCAGCGTCACCTTGCGCAAATACCAGCACCCGAACCTGTTTACCCAAACCATGAGGCATCAACGCTACGCCGCGAACCACCTGGGCTGAGTTACGAGGGTCAAGCCCCATTTTTAAGTGCATTTCAACGGTCTCATCAAATTTGCAGGTTGCCGCTTTCCGGGCCAAGGAAACGGCCTCTGCCGGATTATAGTCTTTTCCTGACTCAACCAATTTTTCTACTGCTTCAAAACGTTTGCCATGGTCTGCCATATTATTCTACCTTTATCCCCATACTCCGGGCTGAACCTTCAATTATACGTTCGGCGCCGGTAATATCTACAGCATTCAGGTCTTTCATTTTTAATTGGGCTATTTCCCTTAACTTTGTCCGAGAAATAGGCATCAATTCGTTATGCCCGGCATTGCCAGCGCCTTTGGGCACGCCTGCCGCTTTTTTGAGCAAATCAGCAGCCGGCGGTGTCTTTGTGATGAAGGTGAATGAGCGGTCATCATAAATTGTGATTTCGACCGGGACAACGGTTCCTTCCATAGAAGCTGTCCGCTCATTGTATTCTTTGCAGAAACCCATAATATTAACGCCGTGCTGGCCTAATGCCGGACCAATCGGAGGTGCCGGGTTAGCCTTTCCCGCCGGTATTTGCAACTTCACAATTGCCTTAATTTTCTTAGCCAAAACCTATCTCCTTGAGGCTCAGGAGAAACTCTTTAGAGTTTCTCCACCTGTAAAAAATCCAATTCAACCGGCGTCTCCCGGCCGAAGAGAGAGAGCAACACCTTGACTTTGCCCTTCTCGGTATTAACTTCATCAACCATACCTATAAAGTCTATGAACGGACCGTCAATCACTCTTACGCTCTGTCCTTTTTTGAACCCCACCTTGACCCGGGGAGCTTCAGCTTCCATCTGAATAATTATACGGTCTACTTCATGGGCCTTTAGCGGGGTAGGCTTACCGCCGGTACCTACAAAGCCGGTAACCCCGGGCGTATTGCGGACGATATTCCAGTTACGATCATTCATTAACATTTCAACGATGACATAACCCGGCAAAATCTTGCGCCGGACGCTTTTGCGCTGACCATTTTTGACTTCAACTTCTTCTTCCGTGGGCACTTCCACGCGGGCTATCTCTTCACCCAGGTCAAGCGTTTGTATGCGTTCGCCCAGGTTCTTTTTTACCCGTTCCTCATGACCAGAATAGGTATGAACCACATACCATTTTTTATCAATGCCAGTTTCTGTCAACTCAAACGCCCTTCAGGCTGCAATTTATCAGATCGTTCCAAAGTTTTATTTCAAAAGAAACTTGTCCACCAAAAAAGACAAGCCATAATCCAGAGCACCCAAGACCAACCCAACACTGAAAGCGACCACAAGCACCATCACGGTTAATTTTTGAATTTCTCCGCGAGTCGGCCAAGTGACCTTCTTCAATTCAGCAATGATATCACCGAAGAAACTGGGCTTGGCGGCAACCGCCGACCTGACGGCCGGTGGTTTATTCTGTGATTTTTGCATGCTCACTTACGCCCCCGCTCCACTATTTGGTTTCCCTGAACAAATGGTGGGTCCGGCAACGGGGACAATATTTCTTTATCTCCAGACGCCGGGCGTCATTGCGCTTGTTTTTGGATGACGTATAAACCCTCTCACTGCACTGAGTGCAGGCAAAGGTGATGATGATCCGATTTTCCGTCTTAGCCATATTACTCCAGAATTTCGCTAATAGCGCCGGCGCCTACGGTACGACCGCCTTCACGGATAGCGAAACGCAGACCTACTTCCATGGCAACCGGATAAATCAAATTAATCTTCATCTTGATATTATCGCCAGGCATCACCATTTCAACACCAGCGGGTAGCTCTATATTACCAGTCACATCGGTTGTACCAATATAGAATTGCGGTTTGTAGCCATTAAAGAATGGGGTATGGCGACCGCCTTCATCCTTGGAAAGAACGTAGACTTCGGCGTTAGCCACGGTGTGCGGCTTTATGGAACCAGGTTTGGCCAATACTTGGCCGCGTTCCAAATCTGTGCGCTCAACACCGCGAAGCAACAAACCGACGGCATCGCCGGGTTCGGCGCTATCCAACAATTTGTGGAACATTTCTACACCGGTGACCACCACTTTGCGGGGTTCATGGTGCAGTCCGACAATTTCAACTTCCTCACCCACCTTAACCATGCCGCGATCAACACGGCCAGTGGCCACAGTGCCGCGGCCTTTGATAGAGAAGACATCTTCAATCTGCATGAGGAACGGTTTGTCTTTAGGACGTTCGGGCATGGGAATAAAGGTATCAACCGCATCCATCAATTTCAGAATACGGCCACACCACTGACATTCCTTTTTGCCACAGGCGCATTCCAAGGCCTTGACCGCGGCAACGCGAATGACGGGGGTATCATCGCCGGGAAATTTATATTTGTTTAGAAGTTCTCGTACTTCCATTTCGACAAGTTCCAGGAGTTCTTCGTCTTCCATGATATCCACTTTGTTCAGAGCCACGACAATAGCCGGGACCTGCACCTGCCGGGCTAACAGCACATGCTCACGTGTTTGAGGCATAGGACCATCCGGGGCACTGACCACCAGAATCGCACCATCCATCTGAGCCGCGCCGGTAATCATGTTCTTCACAAAGTCGGCGTGACCGGGACAGTCAATGTGAGCGTAGTGACGGGTGGCGGTCTCATACTCCACATGAGAAATAGCAATGGTCATGCCTCTTGCTTTCTCTTCTGGAGCATTATCAATAGAATCAAAGCTACGTTTCTGGGCCAGACCGGCAGCTGCCAATACCGTAGTGATGGCGGCAGTCAGTGTCGTCTTGCC
This region includes:
- the secE gene encoding preprotein translocase subunit SecE; translated protein: MQKSQNKPPAVRSAVAAKPSFFGDIIAELKKVTWPTRGEIQKLTVMVLVVAFSVGLVLGALDYGLSFLVDKFLLK
- the nusG gene encoding transcription antitermination protein NusG, giving the protein MTETGIDKKWYVVHTYSGHEERVKKNLGERIQTLDLGEEIARVEVPTEEEVEVKNGQRKSVRRKILPGYVIVEMLMNDRNWNIVRNTPGVTGFVGTGGKPTPLKAHEVDRIIIQMEAEAPRVKVGFKKGQSVRVIDGPFIDFIGMVDEVNTEKGKVKVLLSLFGRETPVELDFLQVEKL
- the rplL gene encoding 50S ribosomal protein L7/L12, producing MAVKDIITSIKALNVMELSELVKALEEEFGVSAAVPMAMAPAGGGAAEAAAPVEEQTEFNVILKEIGANKINVIRVVRELTSLGLKESKDLVEAAPKAIKEAVTKEEAASAKEKLEAVGATVEVK
- a CDS encoding translation elongation factor Tu, whose translation is MAKQKFDRSKPHANVGTIGHVDHGKTTLTAAITTVLAAAGLAQKRSFDSIDNAPEEKARGMTIAISHVEYETATRHYAHIDCPGHADFVKNMITGAAQMDGAILVVSAPDGPMPQTREHVLLARQVQVPAIVVALNKVDIMEDEELLELVEMEVRELLNKYKFPGDDTPVIRVAAVKALECACGKKECQWCGRILKLMDAVDTFIPMPERPKDKPFLMQIEDVFSIKGRGTVATGRVDRGMVKVGEEVEIVGLHHEPRKVVVTGVEMFHKLLDSAEPGDAVGLLLRGVERTDLERGQVLAKPGSIKPHTVANAEVYVLSKDEGGRHTPFFNGYKPQFYIGTTDVTGNIELPAGVEMVMPGDNIKMKINLIYPVAMEVGLRFAIREGGRTVGAGAISEILE
- the rplK gene encoding 50S ribosomal protein L11, with product MAKKIKAIVKLQIPAGKANPAPPIGPALGQHGVNIMGFCKEYNERTASMEGTVVPVEITIYDDRSFTFITKTPPAADLLKKAAGVPKGAGNAGHNELMPISRTKLREIAQLKMKDLNAVDITGAERIIEGSARSMGIKVE
- the rplJ gene encoding 50S ribosomal protein L10; translated protein: MPNAKVRLKKQQTIDELEKIISDASVAIITDYRGVKTSELTKLRGKLRQSKVGYKVVKNTLVKSAANGVGKNKLASVFDGPIAMAYGYGDDVAAPAKLVLEYIVTSKSIMTVVGGFLGDRPLSSEEVTILSKLPPKKVLIAKVLGGIQAPVYRLVGTLNAPIQGLVTVLHGRLNQLEATK
- the rplA gene encoding 50S ribosomal protein L1; the encoded protein is MADHGKRFEAVEKLVESGKDYNPAEAVSLARKAATCKFDETVEMHLKMGLDPRNSAQVVRGVALMPHGLGKQVRVLVFAQGDAEKIARDAGADFVGADDLITKINEGWLEFDVAISTPEMMGKVGKLGKMLGRKGLMPNPKAGTVASSSDLPQTIKEARMGRVEFKLDRTAIIHVILGKASFDDEKIMGNMTSLVDAIVRAKPSGAKGQYIKSAYLTTTMGPGIKLDMRSVMALAGV
- the rpmG gene encoding 50S ribosomal protein L33, coding for MAKTENRIIITFACTQCSERVYTSSKNKRNDARRLEIKKYCPRCRTHHLFRETK